DNA from Desulfarculus baarsii DSM 2075:
GAGCTGCTTGATCAGGTAGCGCTGTTCGACCTCGTTGACCGCCCGCTGGCGGGCCTCGGCCAGGCGCAGCTCAAAGGCCTCCTCCTCGCCGGGCGCGGGGGAGCTGAGGGCCAGCAGGTCGGCGGGGAAGCTGGTGGCGCAGAGGGTGTCGGTCTTTTCGAGGATATAGGCGCGCTCCAGCAGGTTTTCCAGCTCGCGGATGTTGCCGGGCCAGGCGTAATTGCGCAGCGCCTCCATGACCGTGGCGTCGATGGCCCCGATGTTCTTGCCGTATTCGGCGTTGAGGCGCTCTAGAAAGGTGCGGGCCAGAATACCCACGTCCTCGCGGCGTTGGCGCAGAGGCGGCAGTTCGATCTGGAAGACGTTGAGCCGATAGAACAGGTCGCCACGAAAGGCCCCGGCCTCCATCAGCTCTTGCAGGTTGACGTTGCTGGCGGCCACCACGCGCACGTCCACGGCGATGGTGCGCTCGCCGCCGACCCGCGAGAATGTGCCGTCCTGCAACACCTGAAGCAGCTTGATCTGGGCGTTGGGCGAGACGGTGCCGATCTCGTCGAGGAAGATCGTGCCGCGATCGGCCAGCTCGAACTTGCCCAGCTTGCGGCGTTCGGCCCCGGTGAACGAGCCCTTTTCGTGGCCGAACAACTCGCTTTCCACCAGATTTTCGGGGATGGCCCCACAGTGAACGGAGATGAACGGGCCGGAGCCTCGCTTGCTGTGGCTGTGGATCAGCTTGGCGATGAGGCTCTTGCCGGTGCCGGTCTCGCCGGTGAGCAAGACCGTGGCCTTGGTCGAGGCCACCGACTCGATGCGCTCGTAGACGGCCTTCATCAGCGGCGAGCGGGTGCGCACCAGATCGCGGGACTCCACCCGCCAGAAACTGTCGCGCAAAAATTGCAGCTCGGCCTGAATCTTGTGGCTTTGCCGCAGGTTGTCCAGCACCAGCTCGACCTCGTGGACGTCCACCGGATAGATCAGATAGTCCTCGGCCCCGGCCTTGACCGCCTCCACCGCCTGGCGGATGGCTTCCGGCGGGGCCAGGATGACCACGGGGACATTGCGGTGGCCGTTGCGAAAATGGCGCAGCCCCGCGGCGAAATCGCGCTGATTCTCGGGCGGCAGGCACTGGCGGATAAAGTCTATGTCAATGAAATAAATATCGAAAGCGCGCTTGCCGATGGCTTCCAGACAGGCGGGGCCGGTGTCGGTCACGGCCACCGAATAGACCGCCGACAGGCAGGCGTGGATGCTGGCCTGGGCGTTTTTGTCGTTGGTGCCAACCAAAACGGTTTTCAAAAGCCGCCTCCAGGGGCGCTTGACGCCAAATGCCAAAAAAATATAACAAAATCGCCATGGCCGCCAGAACAATCGTGGCGGGTGAATTTTGACTTCACTTTTTTATTGGCTACTGATATCAATTGATTGCCCCGCTATTTGTCATCCGGTTACACCCCGGCGGGCGCTTTTCACGATTTTTTTGAGGAAGTTCGATTTCACTTTGCGAGGGTGCGGATTTTTTTGTCCGTATTTTCGCGTGGTTGCATATAGGCATGGCTTTTGCCTGACTGGCCTGGCGTTGCGGACGGCCGTCGGGTAATATTCGCGGCGCGTCGCCCCCCATGGACGCGAATCTACACAGTGAGCCATATACGCTGCGTTGAAGGGATTACGACCGATGCAGGAAAAGCTGAACGTCAGCCTTCCGGATGCGGATGCGACTGATACTATGGATTTGATGGCCGACGAGGCCGCCAAAGAGGTGACCGATCGAAAATCGCGCGCCAAGGTCTTGCTGCTAAAGGGCGTCATCGTCACGGCCCTGATCGGCATGCTCACCGGCGGCGTGGTGTTGTGGGACGACATCATGCTGCACATGAAAGGCTTCGTCTCCACCGATCTGGGCGGCGTCTTTTTCATCCTGGCCAACGTTTCCGGCGCGGTGGGCCTGTTCTCGCTGATCTGGCGGGTGGTCCTGACGCTGATGTACAAGTCCGAGGCCCCGTGTTCCGACGACGAGCTGCCCACCATCACCATCGTGGTGCCGGCCTACAACGAGGGCTCCCAGGTGCTCAAGACCCTGCGCAGCATCGCCGCCAGCGATTATCCGGCCGCCAAGATGCAGCTGATCGCCGTTGACGACGGCTCCAAGGACGACACCTGGCTGTGGATGAAACGGGCCTCCCGCGAGCTGGGCGAGCGCCTGGACCTGCGCCGCCTCGACCGCAACAGCGGCAAGCGCCGGGCCCTGTACGAAGGCTTCATGAACAGCACCGGCGAGATCCTCGTCACCATCGACAGCGACTCCGAGATCGCCCCCGACACCCTGCGCCACCTGATCACCCCCTTCGTGCGCGAGGCCCAGGTGGGCTCGGTGGCCGGCAACGTGCGCGTGCTCAACGCCCATCGGGGCATGATCCCCAAGATGATGGACGTCAGCTTCACCTTCAGCTTCGATTTCATCCGCGCCAGCCAGAGCCAGGTCAATACCGTCCTGACCACCCCCGGCGCCCTGTCGGCCTACCGCGACAGCGTGGTGCGGCCCGATCTGGAGGGCTGGCTCAACCAGACCTTCTGCGGCCGGCCGGCCAACATCGGCGAGGACCGCGCCCTGACCAACCTGGTGCTCAAGGCCGGCTACTTCGTGCGTTTCGCGCGCAAGGCCGTGGTCTACACCGAGGTGCCCCTGGGCTACAAGGGTCTGTGCCGCATGCTGCTGCGCTGGGCGCGCAGCAACGTGCGCGAGTCGCTGGTCATGGGCCGCTTCGTGTTCACCAACTTCCGCAAGGGCGGCAAGCTGGGCGGCCGGATCAACTTCCTGCTGCAAGTCTTCGCCATGACCGTGGGCGAGGTGCTCAAGATCAGCGCCGTCTGCACCTTGGTGGCCTATCCGCTGATCATGGGCGGCAACTTCCTGGTGGGCGCGGCCATGGGCGGCACGGTGCCGGCGCTGTTCTACCTGCTGCGTCACCGCAACAGCAACTGCCTTTGGGGCTTCCCCTACTGCCTGTTCTGGGTGCTGACCCTGAGCTGGATCAGCCTCTACGCCCTGGTCACGCCCCATCGCTCCAGTTGGCTGACCAGGGGCCTGACCGAGGAGCACAAGGCCGTGGCCGAGCAGCCCGACCCCTGGACGGTCTCGGTGGCCGCCTCGGCCCGCACCGGCCTGCGCTGATCGCCAGATAAGACCGACTTTCGGCCCGACGTCCGCGGCTTGCCCGCCGTGACGTCGGGCCGGTTTTTTTGCGCGCGCGCTTCCGCGCTCAGCGCTCGGCCAACTGGGCGAAGGCGACCATGCCGGCCAGGGGCTGGGCGCGCAGCACGGCCTGGACAATGGCCCGGGCCAGGCAATCGGCCATGGCCTGGCCCAGCTCGGTGATGGCCAGGGCCTGGGGCGAGGCGAAAAAGCCCTCCTGGCGGGGTAGCTCCTTTTGGCCGGTGCCCAGGCAAAAAATCGTGTCGCCGTCGTACATGGTGTGGGCCGGCCGGATGGCCCTGGCCAGGCCGTCCTGGGCCATCTGGGCCAGTTTTTTGGCCTGGGCCTTGTCGATGGCCGCGTCGGTGGCCACCACGCCGATGGTGGTGTTCTGGCCGGGTTGACCCGGCGGGGCCTGCGGCAATTGCACGGCGCGGCGGCCTTGGGGGCCGAACTCGCCGTCGAGCTCCCGGCCGATCTCCCAGGGCCGGCCGCTGGCCGGGTCGATCACCCCGCCCAGGGAGTTGACCGCCACCAGCGCGCCCACGGTCAGGCCCGAAGCCAACACGGCGCTGGCCGTGCCCAGCCCGCCCTTGATCCCGCCCGACATGGCCCCACAGCCCGCGCCCACCGCGCCCATGGCCACCGGGCCATCGCCGGCCGCCTGGCAGGCCGCCCGGCCCCAGTCCGCGCCGGTGGGCGGGACGAACGACGCCCCGCGACCCAGGTCGTAAAGCGCCGCCGCCGGCACGATGGGCGCGACCTGGCCGCCCTCCAACGGAAAGCCCCAGCCTTTTTCGGCCAGCCAGCGCACCACGCCGTCGGCGGCGGCCAGGCCATAGACCGAGCCGCCGCATAGGGCCACGGCGTTGACCACGCGCACCAGATTTTCCGGCTGGAGCAGGTCGGTCTCGCGGGTGCCGGGGGCCGAGCCCCGCACGTCCACGCCGCCCACCGCGCCTTGGGGGCAGATCACCACGCTGACGCCGCTGGCCGCGGACAGG
Protein-coding regions in this window:
- a CDS encoding P1 family peptidase is translated as MIKPGRHNAITDVAGLLVGHHHDLSAASGVSVVICPQGAVGGVDVRGSAPGTRETDLLQPENLVRVVNAVALCGGSVYGLAAADGVVRWLAEKGWGFPLEGGQVAPIVPAAALYDLGRGASFVPPTGADWGRAACQAAGDGPVAMGAVGAGCGAMSGGIKGGLGTASAVLASGLTVGALVAVNSLGGVIDPASGRPWEIGRELDGEFGPQGRRAVQLPQAPPGQPGQNTTIGVVATDAAIDKAQAKKLAQMAQDGLARAIRPAHTMYDGDTIFCLGTGQKELPRQEGFFASPQALAITELGQAMADCLARAIVQAVLRAQPLAGMVAFAQLAER
- a CDS encoding sigma-54-dependent transcriptional regulator produces the protein MKTVLVGTNDKNAQASIHACLSAVYSVAVTDTGPACLEAIGKRAFDIYFIDIDFIRQCLPPENQRDFAAGLRHFRNGHRNVPVVILAPPEAIRQAVEAVKAGAEDYLIYPVDVHEVELVLDNLRQSHKIQAELQFLRDSFWRVESRDLVRTRSPLMKAVYERIESVASTKATVLLTGETGTGKSLIAKLIHSHSKRGSGPFISVHCGAIPENLVESELFGHEKGSFTGAERRKLGKFELADRGTIFLDEIGTVSPNAQIKLLQVLQDGTFSRVGGERTIAVDVRVVAASNVNLQELMEAGAFRGDLFYRLNVFQIELPPLRQRREDVGILARTFLERLNAEYGKNIGAIDATVMEALRNYAWPGNIRELENLLERAYILEKTDTLCATSFPADLLALSSPAPGEEEAFELRLAEARQRAVNEVEQRYLIKQLTQKKGRVDRCAAQAGVTTRQYRYLMAKYGLRAKDFR
- a CDS encoding glycosyltransferase family 2 protein, with the translated sequence MDLMADEAAKEVTDRKSRAKVLLLKGVIVTALIGMLTGGVVLWDDIMLHMKGFVSTDLGGVFFILANVSGAVGLFSLIWRVVLTLMYKSEAPCSDDELPTITIVVPAYNEGSQVLKTLRSIAASDYPAAKMQLIAVDDGSKDDTWLWMKRASRELGERLDLRRLDRNSGKRRALYEGFMNSTGEILVTIDSDSEIAPDTLRHLITPFVREAQVGSVAGNVRVLNAHRGMIPKMMDVSFTFSFDFIRASQSQVNTVLTTPGALSAYRDSVVRPDLEGWLNQTFCGRPANIGEDRALTNLVLKAGYFVRFARKAVVYTEVPLGYKGLCRMLLRWARSNVRESLVMGRFVFTNFRKGGKLGGRINFLLQVFAMTVGEVLKISAVCTLVAYPLIMGGNFLVGAAMGGTVPALFYLLRHRNSNCLWGFPYCLFWVLTLSWISLYALVTPHRSSWLTRGLTEEHKAVAEQPDPWTVSVAASARTGLR